The Erigeron canadensis isolate Cc75 chromosome 4, C_canadensis_v1, whole genome shotgun sequence genome window below encodes:
- the LOC122597557 gene encoding uncharacterized protein LOC122597557, producing MATIVPKGTPHCVRYDNNGTQSLRAGIQEVKKKEGVSFIAFQEIQCSSVDDNMIKKLWGISSMEWELVEPTGRSGGMISVWDPGVFMKVDVVKDSNFLAIKGKIKGHVEFYWLVNVYAPQKLKDKKSLWDKLAILRCSNGGMWLFMGDFNVVRIPEDRNGSIFNTNCTRAFNNFIYESDLHEYEMKGNRYTFLKESNGRRKFSKIDRFLVGNEVLNCWPNACLRALPRLLSDHNPIMLTIKEINYGPKPFQLKVWRDKNRDNEAEEKERCIEELAELDELMEVKELEEEESWTRTECLRRIDEINESNAKDLK from the exons ATGGCAACAATAGTACCCAAGGGCACCCCTCATTGTGTTAGATACGACAACAATGGTACCCAATCTTTAAGAGCTGG GATTCAGgaagtaaagaaaaaagaaggggTTTCGTTTATTGCTTTTCAAGAAATTCAATGTTCGTCGGttgatgataatatgattaaaaaattatGGGGTATTTCTAGTATGGAATGGGAGTTAGTTGAGCCAACGGGAAGGTCGGGTGGTATGATTAGTGTTTGGGATCCAGGAGTATTCATGAAAGTCGATGTCGTCAAAGACAGTAACTTTTTGGCAATAAAAGGGAAGATCAAAGGTCATGTCGAATTCTATTGGCTTGTTAATGTTTATGCTCCGCAAAAGCTCAAGGATAAAAAAAGCCTATGGGATAAGTTAGCGATTTTGAGATGTAGTAACGGGGGGATGTGGTTGTTCATGGGTGATTTTAATGTTGTTAGGATCCCTGAAGATAGGAATGGGTCTATCTTTAATACTAACTGCACGAGAGCTTTTAATAACTTTATCTATGAGTCAGATTTGCACGAGTATGAAATGAAGGGAAACAGATACACTTTCTTGAAGGAGAGTAATGGGAGAAGGAAATTTAGCAAGATTGATCGATTTTTGGTGGGTAATGAAGTTCTGAATTGCTGGCCTAATGCGTGTCTTAGGGCACTTCCGAGGCTATTGTCGGATCATAATCCAATTATGCTTACAATTAAAGAAATCAATTACGGTCCTAAGCCGTTTCAA CTGAAAGTTTGGAGAGACAAAAATCGTGATAATGAAGCCGAAGAAAAGGAAAGATGTATAGAGGAATTGGCAGAGCTCGATGAACTAATGGAAGTAAAGGAGCTAGAAGAGGAGGAAAGTTGGACCAGAACCGAATGTCTAAGAAGAATCGACGAGATAAATGAGTCGAACGCCAAGGATCTTAAATAG